One part of the Andrena cerasifolii isolate SP2316 chromosome 4, iyAndCera1_principal, whole genome shotgun sequence genome encodes these proteins:
- the LOC143368513 gene encoding very-long-chain enoyl-CoA reductase-like — MAMEIQILTAKSSKFVANVTVKPSTTIGEVKEELHKLKKAPHVHRQSLRLDSKGKALSDSETLKTISVSDGGKLYLKDLGPQISWKTVFLIEYAGPFFLYLWIYQRPWIFYGDADTSKYSTTVDVAAICWSVHYAKRLLETLFVHRFSHATMPLRNLFKNCSYYWLFAMYVAYHVNHPLFTAPSKLQFYIGTTMFALCELGNLSIHLALRNLRPPGTSVRKIPVPTKNPFTALFNWVSCPNYTYEVYSWIGFTIMTSCLPAGLFTFAGAYQMAIWALGKHKAYKKEFPQYPKSRKAIIPFVL, encoded by the exons ATGGCAATGGAG atTCAAATATTGACCGCGAAGTCGTCGAAATTCGTGGCCAATGTGACC GTAAAGCCATCTACAACGATAGGGGAAGTTAAGGAAGAATTACATAAGTTAAAGAAAGCACCACACGTTCACAGGCAAAGCTTGAGGCTAGACTCCAAAGGGAAAGCACTGTCTGACTCGGAAACATTGAAAACCATATCCGTGTCCGATGGTGGAAAATTATACTTAAAAGACCTGGGCCCTCAAATCAGTTGGAAAACTGTATTCTTGATCGAATACGCCGGCCCATTTTTTCTATATCTGTGGATATATCAGCGCCCGTGGATCTTCTACGGCGATGCCGATACATCCAAATACAGTACTACCGTGGA CGTGGCGGCTATCTGTTGGTCGGTGCATTACGCGAAGCGGCTGCTAGAAACATTGTTCGTGCACCGGTTCAGCCATGCAACGATGCCACTGCGGAATCTTTTCAAGAACTGTTCGTACTATTGGCTATTTGCTATGTACGTGGCATATCACGTGAATCATCCGTTATTCACAGCTCCAAGCAAACTGCAGTTTTATATTGGCACAACCATGTTTGCGCTTTGCGAACTGGGTAATCTGAGCATTCATTTAGCACTGAGGAACCTGAGACCACCGGGAACAAGCGTTAGAAAGATACCTGTGCCTACTAAAAATCCATTCACTGCACTGTTCAATTGGGTGTCCTGCCCAAATTATACTTACGAAGTCTATAGCTGGATCGGTTTCACTATCATGACTTCCTGTCTTCCAG CTGGTCTGTTCACTTTTGCTGGTGCGTATCAAATGGCTATCTGGGCTCTAGGAAAGCACAAGGCGTATAAGAAGGAATTCCCTCAATATCCAAAGAGTCGAAAAGctatcattccatttgtcctaTAA
- the Tous gene encoding testes of unusual size, whose amino-acid sequence MPVTLQTRVFYGLKTDIISNANYITDAEIVYPVGNAIAVHNIPQRRQNLIRLPDKSQINIIAVAPNKKSLATCEIGDKPIIAIYDLQTLKRKKLLGIPYDAPGVTKFTCIGFSFDNKYLAAVTGEPDQTMLYYNWDKGKVESSIKVGTPQYPLAIVDLLACNPSDAGVVAVGGPHTFKFLTLSDTVWRPYGFSKADNMLICSMTWLNPDRLLAGTRDGRILYLENGDLKNIYKATDTVSMNLRIREEYVIPSSSSTATLDTRQESLWEHNVRGLVAFQKGFAYAYGIKRIILFEKSGQHKYVKRNIYVIPSQVSKSDNLELYQVNCINVNLSYDRLIVTTGWPQLFYAKLWGPDLNVDPEPQELKIIGQVLHYGPISSLSMCAWKSVFMTCGELDYSVRLWDFDTGNMILLKQYTEDICGIALHPTGLFCLIGFSDKLRFMTILIDDLLPMEEFPVRCCKTVRFSHGGHMFAAVNENIVRVYSVVGFASLFILKGHTSRVKALLWSQTDTKLLTLGSEGAIYQWDMCTGRRSAEIILRGMSLHDIALSADETVLYCIADDSVIREIKDNTVVREYNMPKVNMYAMILGKEDQALFFICPGGTVLSVKCPLQEPIDSAEFHIHTADVTKIALSYNEQYLVSTAVDGGLCIWKLYYPEGKGKIGKELAYTNEVLISKGELEEKIQTINNLNVRMRELETEHAYKMRQIELQHNDNVRDLHKGYCAAIEKLRDKIARLHEDHKTELNTINVEIVKMKEDHEKTMKQQEVNYDAKLITEYDRYLVLEDNKNNMRHDYEKRLEELERHGIEELQKATVKYEALLHEKNLQLEQAQDEMANQARVHEEMTVQMEDDADQEILEIRTNYETQLHEEKELNLRVKAEAGMMHNRYVASQKDIEDLKRQMQRVQGEYGYFQKTIQELEKDKEELKKEINERDVTVQDREHQIYELKRTTQELEKYKFVLNYKITELKNQIEPRDQEIRELKEKIHDMETELVNLHKTNVSLELQLHELREKLGATRRELQCELHRNKRCQQLLKQIRVDILDASGVVQEPQALKAAVTALYHKYSSNDEFLRSRKADLDAQCEFVKQRDHLERTIASLRRQVFKDTSGGSKGVDKTIEENITLLAEINALREELKNARKHIMHMEGLLGLTAKYIKPREAKMKLDKACYQHDELQNKYKSQMQECQNIIDALKADMYNLISRLPCEELDSKVTL is encoded by the exons ATGCCTGTTACTTTGCAAACCAGAGTGTTCTATGGTTTAAAAACTGACATAATTTCAAATGCTAATTACATTACGGATGCAGAAATTGTATATCCTGTTGGGAATGCTATAGCAGTTCATAATATTCCTCAACGTCGGCAAAACTTGATACGTCTGCCTGATAAAAGTCAGATAAATATAATTGCAGTTGCTCCTAATAA GAAAAGCTTAGCAACATGCGAAATTGGAGACAAACCTATTATAGCCATTTACGATCTTCAAACACTGAAAAGGAAGAAACTTCTTGGCATACCTTACGATGCTCCCGGTGTAACAAAGTTCACTTGTATTGGCTTCAGTTTCGATAATAAATATCTAGCAGCCGTTACAGGGGAACCCGATCAAACGATGCTTTATTATAATTGGGACAAAGGAAAAGTGGAATCTAGTATAAAAGTGGGCACTCCTCAATATCCACTGGCAATCGTCGATCTATTAGCTTGTAATCCATCTGATGCAGGAGTAGTCGCAGTCGGCGGTCCACACACTTTTAAATTTCTAACTCTTTCCGATACTGTATGGCGTCCGTATGGTTTCTCCAAAGCAGATAATATGCTTATATGTTCGATGACTTGGTTGAACCCAGACCGACTGTTAGCTGGAACCAGAGATGGCAGGATTCTCTACTTAGAGAACGGCGACTTGAAAAACATTTACAAAGCGACGGATACAGTGTCCATGAATCTCAGGATTCGAGAGGAATATGTTATACCGTCCAGTAGCTCGACGGCAACTTTGGACACGAGACAGGAGTCTTTGTGGGAACATAATGTCCGTGGTCTGGTTGCGTTTCAAAAAGGATTTGCGTACGCCTATGGCATCAAAAGGATCAtactttttgaaaaaagtggCCAGCATAAATACgtaaagagaaatatttatgtaattcCATCGCAAGTATCAAAGAGCGATAACCTGGAGTTGTATCAAGTCAATTGTATAAATGTGAACTTAAGCTACGATCGCCTGATAGTTACAACAGGCTGGCCCCAACTGTTCTACGCTAAATTATGGGGCCCAGATCTGAACGTGGATCCAGAGCCGCAGGAATTAAAAATCATAGGCCAGGTATTGCATTACGGACCCATAAGCAGTCTTTCGATGTGCGCTTGGAAGTCGGTTTTCATGACCTGCGGAGAACTCGACTATAGCGTAAGGCTGTGGGACTTCGACACAGGAAATATGATTTTACTTAAACAATATACAGAAGACATTTGTGGGATCGCGCTGCATCCTACAGGTCTTTTCTGTTTGATCGGTTTCAGTGACAAGTTACGCTTTATGACCATATTAATAGACGATCTGTTGCCTATGGAAGAGTTCCCTGTAAGATGCTGTAAGACCGTAAGATTTAGTCATGGCGGCCATATGTTCGCAGCTGTAAACGAAAACATTGTACGGGTCTATTCGGTTGTTGGTTTTGCTagcttgtttattttaaaagggCACACTAGCAGAGTGAAGGCTCTGTTGTGGTCTCAAACTGACACGAAGCTGCTAACACTGGGCTCCGAGGGTGCTATATATCAATGGGATATGTGCACCGGTAGACGCTccgcagaaataattttaagagGCATGAGCTTGCATGATATCGCTCTTTCTGCTGATGAAACAGTTTTATACTGTATCGCCGATGATAGTGTCATACGTGAAATAAAGGATAATACG GTAGTACGAGAGTATAATATGCCAAAAGTAAACATGTACGCCATGATATTAGGGAAGGAGGATCAAGCTCTGTTTTTCATTTGCCCCGGTGGTACTGTTTTGTCAGTGAAATGTCCGCTCCAAGAGCCAATAGATTCTGCAGAGTTTCACATTCACACTGCCGACGTTACAAAG ATCGCTCTGTCTTACAATGAACAGTATTTAGTGTCCACTGCTGTTGACGGTGGTCTATGCATATGGAAATTGTATTACCCCGAAGGGAAAGGAAAGATAGGGAAAGAGCTAGCGTACACAAACGAGGTGCTAATTTCTAAAGGCGAGTTGGAGGAGAAGATACAGACGATTAACAACTTGAACGTGAGAATGAGGGAATTGGAAACCGAACACGCGTATAAGATGCGTCAAATAGAGCTTCAGCATAATGACAATGTGCGGGATCTGCATAAAGGATACTGCGCAGCTATCGAGAAATTGAGAGACAAGATAGCCAGGCTGCACGAAGATCACAAAACCGAGCTGAACACGATAAACGTCGAAATAGTTAAGATGAAGGAGGACCACGAGAAAACGATGAAGCAACAGGAAGTGAACTATGACGCTAAACTTATAACGGAATACGACAGGTATCTGGTTCTGGAGGATAACAAGAACAACATGCGTCACGATTATGAGAAACGTTTGGAGGAATTAGAAAGACACGGCATCGAAGAGTTACAGAAAGCAACGGTCAAGTACGAGGCTCTTCTTCACGAGAAGAACTTACAGTTGGAGCAAGCTCAGGATGAGATGGCGAACCAGGCGCGAGTGCACGAAGAGATGACGGTGCAGATGGAGGACGATGCCGATCAGGAAATACTGGAGATAAGAACGAATTACGAGACACAGTTGCACGAGGAAAAGGAGTTAAACCTGCGGGTAAAGGCGGAGGCTGGAATGATGCATAACAGATACGTAGCCAGCCAGAAAGATATCGAGGACTTGAAGAGACAGATGCAACGGGTTCAGGGCGAGTACGGTTACTTTCAGAAGACCATTCAAGAATTGGAGAAAGATAAGGAGGAACTGAAGAAAGAGATAAACGAGAGGGACGTTACGGTCCAAGACAGGGAACATCAGATATACGAATTGAAACGGACGACTCAAGAACTGGAGAAGTATAAATTTGTATTGAATTACAAGATCACGGAGCTGAAGAATCAAATAGAACCGCGGGACCAAGAGATCAGGGAACTTAAGGAAAAGATCCACGACATGGAAACGGAGCTTGTGAACCTCCACAAGACCAACGTCAGTTTAGAGTTACAGCTGCACGAATTGAGAGAGAAATTGGGAGCGACCAGGCGTGAATTGCAATGCGAGCTACATCGGAACAAAAGGTGTCAACAACTTTTGAAACAAATTCGTGTAGATATACTGGACGCGTCGGGGGTCGTGCAAGAGCCGCAAGCGTTAAAAGCTGCCGTAACAGCATTGTACCACAAGTACAGCTCAAACGACGAGTTCTTACGCAGCCGCAAAGCGGATTTAGATGCGCAGTGCGAGTTTGTGAAGCAAAGGGATCATTTGGAGAGAACGATAGCTTCTCTTAGAAGACAAGTCTTCAAAGATACCTCGGGCGGTAGTAAAGGTGTAGATAAAACGATAGAGGAAAATATTACGTTGCTTGCAGAGATAAATGCTCTTAGGGAAGAGCTGAAAAATGCAAGGAAACATATAATGCATATGGAAGGCCTTCTGGGCTTGACCGCAAAGTACATCAAGCCGAGGGAGGCGAAAATGAAGTTGGACAAAGCATGTTACCAGCACGATGAATTGCAGAATAAATATAAATCTCAAATGCAAGAATGCCAAAACATAATAGATGCATTAAAGGCTGACATGTACAATTTAATAAGCAGATTGCCTTGCGAAGAGCTGGATTCTAAAGTCACTCTTTAA